CGGTGTTCGAACGGGCTGTGGAATTTCTCGTGAAGAACCGGGTGGAACTCGCCTACTTCAACGTGCTCACCCCGCTTCCGGGCACGGCGTTGTACGAGCGGTACAATCGGGAAGGCCGCATCTTCGACCGGGATTGGGCGAAGTACGACGGCAAACACGTCGTCTTCTATCCGAGCCGCATGACGCCCGAGCAGCTGCAAGAGGGTTTCTATTGGGCGAATCACCAATTTTATTCGTTCCCGTCGATTTGGTACCGCTTGATGGGAACGCAGCAGCGATTTGTCGCTCGTCTGGAAATGAACCGGGAATTCCGCAAGCTGATCAAGCGGGCGTGTCCCCGGGGCACCCTCTCACCGGTGGCCCAAGTCCTGAAGAATCTCCAGGCCAAACTGCCGGCGATCGATCGCGAGCATCTGATCCCCAACGCGCTGCACGCGATCAAGCAGCGGTTTGATGCGACCACGGCACCGGCCCAGGAACTCTGGTTGAACATCAAAGCCAAACGGCACGACCGATTCGCTGCCTTGGTCGTGGAACTGGAAGGTACGCTCGACCGGCTGAATGCGCAGGAACTGCTCAAGCGGATCAAGGAAGCGGCGGAGAAGGCCAGGCTTGACATCATTATCAACTTCGAACATTTGAAGCACGCGACCCCGGACGCGCTGCGGGCGCTGTTGGACGGCGAGGCGTTGAAAGCCGTCATGCCCTATGCCAAGGTCCGCTATCGGAAGTTCAAAGCCGCCTTCGAAGCGTCGCTCCATGGACTCTCGGTCCACGGGCTCGACATGTTGAGCGAGGACTTCCAAGATGCATGATTTTCAGTACCGACAGGGCGAACTCTACTGCGAAGATGTCCCGATCGGCCGCATCGCCAAGGAAGTCGGCACGCCGTGCTACGTGTACAGCCATGCCACGCTGGTGAGGCATTTTCGGGCGTACGACGGCGCGTTCCAGAACATTCCCCACATCGTCGCCTATGCCATGAAGGCCAATTCCAATCTGGCGATCCTGCGCCTGATGGCCCGCGAGGGCAGCGGCGTGGACATCGTGTCGGGCGGCGAGTTGTACCGCGCCTTGCAGGCCGGCGTGCCGGCTTCAAAGATCGTGTTCGCCGGGGTCGGGAAGAGCCGAGAGGAAATCCGCGATGCGCTCAAGTCGGATATTCTCATGTTTAACGTGGAGTCCTCGGCCGAGCTCCATGCGATCGACGAGGTCGCAGCCGAGATGGGCGCTCGGGCACGGGTGGCGCTGCGGATCAATCCGGACATCGATCCCAAGACGCATCCCTATATTTCGACCGGGTTGAAGAAAAGCAAATTCGGGATCAGCGCGGACCGCGCGCTCGATGAGTTTAAGCTGGCGTCATCGCTCAAGCACATCGAGGTCGTCGGGGTCCACAAGCATATCGGCTCCCAGCTCACCGATGTGACGCCGTTCGTCGATGCGCTCCGGAAGGTGCTCGGATTGGTCGAGGCCCTCAAAGCGCAGGGGATCGGAATCCGGTACGTTAACATCGGCGGCGGGCTCGGCATTACGTACGCCGACGAATCACCGCCAAGGCCTCAGGATCTGGCGGACGCCATCTCGCCGCTGGTGCGGGATCTCAAATGCGTGTTGATCATGGAACCGGGCCGCGTCATCGTGGGGAACGCCGGCGTGCTCGTCACGAAAGTGCTCTACACTAAAGAGGGCGAGGCCAAACGGTTCGTGATCGTGGACGCGGCGATGAACGATCTCATCCGCCCGAGCTTGTACGGCGCGTACCACGATATCCGTCCAGTTCGGGAGGCGGCCGCGCACGGAGAACGTAAGACCGTCGATGTGGTCGGCCCGGTCTGCGAGTCGGGCGACTTTCTGGCGAAAGATCGGGCGATGCCCGAAACGAAACCGGGCGAGCTGCTGGCGGTCATGAGCGCGGGCGCCTACGGATTCGTGATGTCGTCCAATTACAACTCCAGGCCGCGGGCGCCGGAAGTCCTGGTCAAGGGTGGAGAGATGCATGTCATCCGCGCGCGGGAAACCTGCGCAGATCTCGTGCGCGGCGAAACCATTCCCGATTTCCTCAGGTAACGACGGGTCACCCTTTTGCATGAGGGACAGAGTATGTTTACCGGCTCACTAGTCGCCATCGTCACGCCCTTCAAGAACGGGCGGGTGGATGAACGGTCATTGGGCGACTTCATTGAATGGCAGATCGCCAACGGCACCGACGGGATCGTGCCGTGCGGCACGACCGGGGAATCGGCCACGCTCTCGCATGATGAACACGAACGGGTCATCGCTTTCACCGTCGAGGTGGTCAAGCGCCGGGTCCCGGTGATCGCCGGGACCGGCTCCAACTGCACCGATGAAGCCATTTCCTTGACCCAGCATGCGAAACGCGTCGGGGCGGACGGCGCTCTGCTGATCACCCCCTACTACAACAAACCGACTCAGGAAGGGCTGTTCCGCCACTTCAAGGCCGTAGCCGAAGCCGCGGATATCCCGATTGTGCTCTACAACATTCCGGGGCGGACCGGAGTCAACATGCTGCCGGCGACGGTGGCCCGTTTGACTTCCGTGCAGAACATCGTGGCGATCAAAGAAGGAAGCGGGTCGGTCCAACAGGCGTCGGACATCGTCCAGATGTGCGGAGACCGGATCACCGTGTTGTCCGGCGATGATCCGCTGACCTTGCCTATGATGGCGGTCGGAGCCAAGGGCGTCATCACGGTCACGGCGAACATCGCGCCGGTGGACATGGCCTACCTGGTCGATGCCTTTGCGGAAGGGCGGGTGGAGGAAGCGCGGCGGCTGCACTTTAAACTGTCCCCTTTGTTCGCCGCTCTGTTCCTGGAGACGAATCCGATCCCCGTCAAAGCGGCCCTCAGTATGATGGGGAAAATCGAGGAAGAGCTTCGTCTTCCCCTTTGCCCGATCGGGCAGGAGAATCGGGACAAGTTGGCGCGGGTGATGAAAGACTACGGACTGATTTAGTAGCTTTCAGTGGTCAGCTCCCCGCCGTCGGCTTCGGAACGCCGGTTTTCCCGTGCCTGTCGCTGAAGGCGCACCGCTTTCATGCTTCTTTCGAGGTCCAGGTGATTAAAGTCATCGTTGCCGGCGCAGCCGGACGCATGGGTTCCAGGCTCGTTGCGCTGATCAAGGACTCGGCCGCCTTGACGTTGACCGGAGCGGTCGAAAGCAAGGGCCACGTCTCGATCGGCGAGGACGCCGGAGAAAACGCCGGGTGCGGCAAGACGGGCGTCCTGATCGCCGACGACCTGTCCACGCTCCTGGATCGTGGCGAAGTGGTCATCGATTTCTCCACTCCTCAGTCCTCACTCGCCCACCTGCGCACGGTGGCCCAGCATCGCCGGGCGATGGTCATCGGCACGACCGGCTTTTCGCCTCAAGAACTGGACGAACTCAAAAGTTTGGCGCGCCAAGTGCCTTGCGTGTTTTCGCCGAACATGAGCGTGGGCGTCAATGTGATCTTCAAAGTGATCGCCGAGATGGCCAAGACGCTCGGCGAGGAGTACGACCTCGAAGTGATCGAGGCGCATCACCGTTTGAAGAAGGATGCGCCGAGCGGTACGGCGCTGAAGATGGCGGAGGTGCTCGCCAGGGCAGTGAACCGTGACTTGGCCCAGGTCGGCGTCTACGCTCGGAAAGGGTTGATCGGGGAGCGCAAGCGTGGGGAAATCGGCATTCAGACAATCCGGGCAGGCGACATCGTCGGCGATCACACCGTGCTCTTCGGCGGCATAGGCGAGCGCATCGAGGTCGTCCACCGGGTGCAGAGTCGCGACACATTCGCCCGCGGGGCCCTTCGTGCGGCACGGTGGGTCGTGAAACAGCCTCCCGGACTCTACGACATGCAGGATGTCTTGGGGCTCAAGTAGAGGAGCGTCTTGATGCTACTACTGGCAGGAGGCGGGAAGGTCCGGACTGCTGACAGTGGCGCCGCAGGCGTGACACTGGACCGTGCTCTGCCCGCGTGTGAAACTAATAAGCCGGTAGCATGACGGGCAACAGAGTAACGCGGTAAGGGGAACGGTCGAAATTCGATGAACAGTCGGTTTCATTGGATTTTCAGAGAACGGGCCTATCCTGTCTTCGGGCATCCGCTTCGCTTCTCGGCCCGCGCAGACTTCCAGGCGCAGTCTTCCGCCCGACCGATACCCGCCCCTGAACCCCGACAGGCCATGCGTCGGTGACAGGACAGGCCACTCCCTCAGCCTGTCTGATCGCGCATGAGAGGACGTGATCGTTTTGCACAGTGCGGAATTAATGTCGCGCTGTCAACGGTCGCGGCTCAGGATCGATGGCTTTTCGCCGACCGCAATTCAAGCAGGCAAAGACGGTGATCGCTAGTCCTGCGTCAAGGTCCACCGCCCGTTCCGGCAACATTGTCCCGCGGCATTTGTCGCAAGTCTGCATGTTGCGACTCTAACATTGACCTGTGCCAATGACTATCCTCCTGAAGTACTGGATTCTCTGTGCAAAGGCCCCTCGTTCAGGTGGACAATCGGCCCATGTACGCTAGGCGGCCAGAAGGGCGGTAACAGACTCACTGCGCTCGCTCCTTGACAGGGTATCAAGCCTCCCATAGGATTGGTGGAGACCTCTGCCGGTAACCACAATGTATAGGCTATTGTTAATTGCGGGGCTCCTGATCCTTTTGTATTTTCTTCTTCGAAGCGTGATCAGAGAGCTGACAGGGAGGAGAGATACAGGCGGCGGGCCGCTGATGGAAGACCGCAACAAGATGGTGCAGGATCCGGTCTGTAAAGTCTTTGTCCCGAGGGGAACGGCGGTGACTGCAGAGATTGGAGGCCAGACCTACTTTTTCTGCAGCCGCGACTGCGCGCAGACCTTTCAAAAGCAGTTATCCGGTTAGCAACCGGAATAACTGTAATCGGTGAGTTTCTCTTCCTTATCAAACTTCAGCGTGATCTGACATTCATTCGGAGAGAAATTGAACAGCGGCGGACCGGATTTGCCGCCGGCGATACGGTAGTAGGTCCAGGTCTCGCCCCCAAAGAAGCGCGGCGCCCTGCCGTCCGGCGCCCCCCAATTTTTCTCGAACCATGCCTTGTCCTTCCCTTGCAACTCGGCAGGTTTCAACGAGGCCTCAAGGTAGGGGTTCCGCCCGCAGGCGGTGAACAGCAGCGCCATAAGCACAACGCAGACTGATCGCCGTTTCATGATTCCTCCTCAGGCGAGATCCGTTCAACGGTTCGGCATCCTAAGAGAAAGGACGGATGTACGCGAAGAAAATTGTAACCCCCGCACCCATACCTGTCAAACAACCGTACCTGGCGGGAAAGGGAATTGCATTGTCCTTGAGATGTTCCTACAATCACTCAAAGGAGAGACGACGACCGTGACGGAGGCCTCCAGCATGAAAGGAAAGGACCATGCACATCTATCTTGATACCGCGAGCGTGAAGGAGATTCAAGAAGCGGCGAGCCTCGGCCTGCTGGACGGGGTGACGACGAACCCGTCTCTCGTGGCGAAGGAAGGCCGGAGCTTCAAAGACGTGTTGTTGGAAATTTGCAGCATCGTGGATGGACCGATCAGCGCCGAAGTAGTCAGTGTCGAAGCGGACGCGATGGTGAAAGAGGGGCGCGAGCTGGCCAAAATCCACAAGAACATCGTAGTGAAATGTCCGCTGATCCCCGAAGGCTTGAGGGCGACAAAACGGCTGGCGGCGGAGGGTATTCGTGTGAACGTCACGCTTTGTTTTTCGCCGACCCAGGCCCTTCTCGCGGCCAAGGCGGGGGCTTGGTGCGTGTCCCCGTTCATCGGTCGGCTGGACGATGTCAGCTCAAACGGCATGGAGCTCATTCGCCAGATCGTGACAATCTTCCGCAACTACGCCTTCCCAACCAAAGTCCTGGTCGCCAGCGTCAGGCATCCGCAGCACGTCGTGGAGGCGGCGTTGGCCGGCGGGGATATCTGCACCATGCCCTTCGCGGTCTTTCAACAACTGGTGAAGCATCCGCTCACGGATGTCGGGCTCAAGAAATTTCTGGCCGATTGGGAGGCGCGGGGCAGGAGATAACCGGACTCGTCGGCGCCGCGCTCATTGGCGTTCCAGCCGTCTTCGGGCTTGCCGAAAGACGGAGTGAAACATCCTCCGTGTCAGTTTCCCGGTGAAGGTGTTTTGCTGGCTGGGATGATACGACCCGATCAGCGTCACGCCCCACGGGAGGAGGTACGACAATCCGTGACCGAATGGAGGGATCGACGGAGGGATCGTGCGGCCCAGGTCTCGGCAGGCTTTCAGGTAGTGGTCGAAGGCGACCCTCCCCAGCACGATCACGACGCGCACCCGCGCGAGCAGGCGTAACTCCTCGAGCACATAAGGCCGGCAGTTTTCAAATTCCTCCGGCAAGGGTTTGTTGCCGGGCGGAGCGCACCGGACCGTCGCGCCGATGTAACAATCGCGAAGGCGAAGCCCGTCATCCCGATGGGTCGAGGTCGGCTGATTGGCGAAGCCGAACTTGTACAGCGCCTCATAAAGCCAGTCACCGCTGCGGTCGCCGGTAAAGACTCGGCCCGTTCGATTGCCTCCGTGGGCGGCCGGCGCCAGTCCCAACACATAGAGACGGGCGTCGGGATCACCGAAGCCTGGGACAGGGCGGCCCCAGTAGGTCCAGTCGCGGAACTGGCGTCGCTTGGCTTGGGCGATCGCTTCACGATAGGCGACCAGCCGAGGGCAGCGGGAGCACTGAACGATCCGTTCGTTTAAGAGATCCAGCGCGCGCATGGGGCGCGAGTGTAGCATGAATTGGAAAGGGCGTTCATTCTTGCCCGTCCCATGACTTGCTGCTAGCATGGGCCGGAATACCGACAGGCGAATCAATCCGGGAAGGATCTTTTCCAGCATGCGGCTGCACCTCACAGCCTTGCCGGTCTTCGCAACGGCCTTGATGTCCGGCCTCCTGTTCATGTCCGTCGGGGCCGAACAGGAACCGGCAGCCGCGACCGTGACGTTGAAGTCTTCCAAGAACATGGCCGACGCTTTTCCCTCCGCCGGTCACGACCGGCAACAGGAGGCGCAAAGCGTTGCCGACCCCGACCGCGATTCTCCATCCGAAGGAGCCTCGGAGGAGCTTTCCGATGCGGAAGATCGCCTCGTCATCCTGCCGGAAATCAAGCGGGAAGGCGAACGGTTTTTCCTGAGTTCGTTCAAGCTCCCGGAGAAGCTGACCTTCGCAGGTCAACCGGTGCCGCTGGACAACTGGCAGGTCCGCGAGCGCATCGAGTACGAGTTCTATCAGTTCCTCGAGGATCAGGGCGAGAGCATCATCCTGGCCAAGCGCATGGGCCGATGTTTCCCGCCGGTGGAAAAGCAGTTGGCCGAGGCGGGCTTGCCGGACGATCTGAAGTACATGCTGCTCGTGGAGAGCAAGTGCATCGCCGCCGCCTATTCCCGCGCGAAGGCGTCCGGCCCCTGGCAATTCATCGGATCGACCGGCAAACGATACAAACTACACAGCAACAAGTTCTTGGACCAGCGGCGCAATCTCGAGATGTCGACGGAGGCCGCCATCAAGTACCTCCGCTACCTGAAGGATTTCCAGCAAGGCGACTGGTTTCTGGCGATGGCCTCCTACAATGCGGGGGAAGACCGCATCAGGAAATTGCTCAAAGAGCAAAAGGTGAACGATTACTGGAAGCTCCATGGCCCGCGCGAAACCATGCGCTACGTGCCGCGGATCATCGCGGCGAAGGAGATCTACTCCCAACCGGAGAAATATCTCGGGCTGACGAAAAAGGATTTGTACGCGCCGTTGGAGACCGAGACGGTGACCGTGACGATCAAAGAAGCGCAACGGCATCTCACCGTCATCGCCGAAGAGTTCGGCACCTATTTCCTCGAGCTGAAGATGCTGAACCCGGAAATCAGAAAAGACTTCCTGCCCAAAGGAACCTATCAGATCAAAGTCCCGCGGCAGACCTGCCCCAACCGCTGCTTCAAACAGGACAAGACACCGTAAGGCCTCGCTTCATGCGCGTCGGTGTGCCGCAGCCTCGAATCCGCGCGCTCCTTCGGCGGATGTGCGCGGCTGCGCTCTCGGCGGTGGACCCGGCCGAGGCGGTCCGCCGCCATGTGAGACGGAAAGGGGCGACACTCCGGGTCGGTCGACGGACCTACGACCTCCGGCGCGATACCCGTATCCTTGCGGTCGGAGCCGGCAAGGCGTCCGCAAGGATGGCTTGGGCGCTGGAACGAATTCTGGGCGATCGTCTGGACACCGGCCTGGTGGTTGTGAAATACGGCCTTGCGGTCCCCACCAGAAAGATCGAGGTTGTGGAAGCCGGCCACCCGGTTCCCGATCGGGCCGGTGAGCGGGCCGCTTCAAAGCTCCGGGCGCTCGTCGGCGGCCTTGCATCGAACGACCTGCTCATCGTGCTCCTTTCCGGCGGCGCCTCCAGCCTGCTGCCGGCGCCGGTCTCCGGCCTGAGCCTCGCCGATAAGCAAAAGACATCGCAGTTGCTGCTCAAGAGCGGCGCGACCATTCAAGAGATCAACACGGTCAGAAAACACCTCTCTGCGATCAAAGGGGGGCAACTGGCAGCCGAGACGCAGGCGCGGGTGGTCAGTCTGATCCTGTCCGATGTGATCGGCGACGATCCGGCCTCCATCGGCTCAGGCCCGACGGCGCCAGATCCGACTACATACGCCGAGGCCTGCGCCATCTTGCGGCGCTACGGGATCTGGAAGTCGGTGCCGGCTCCGGTCAGAAGGCACCTTGTCGCGGGGACGGAAGGTCGGGTTGCGGAGACGCCGAAGCCAGGCGCCTCGATCTTTCATCGCGTGCAGAATCTCCTCATCGGCAACAATCGCGCCGCCGTGGAGGCGGCTGCGGCCGCGGCGAAAACCGCCGGGATTGCTCCGGTGATTCTGACGACGACGCTGACCGGCGAGGCGCGGGAAGCGGCGAAAGTCTTCGGAGCCATCGCGCGGGAGATCGTGGCGGATGACAGGCCCGTTCGACGCCCCTGCTGTCTGATCGCCGGAGGAGAACTGACGGTCACCGTTCGGGGAAGCGGGCAGGGTGGACGAGCCCAAGAGTTCGCGCTGGCCGCGGCGTTGGAGATCGCCGGATTGCCCAAGGTGTGGGTTGCAGGCTTCGCCACGGACGGCACCGATGGGCCGACCGAGGTGGCCGGAGCAGTAGCGGATGGTGAGACGGCCAGGCGCGCGGCGCGATCGGGGCTGGATGCGGCGCGCGCGC
This genomic window from Nitrospirota bacterium contains:
- the dapA gene encoding 4-hydroxy-tetrahydrodipicolinate synthase, encoding MFTGSLVAIVTPFKNGRVDERSLGDFIEWQIANGTDGIVPCGTTGESATLSHDEHERVIAFTVEVVKRRVPVIAGTGSNCTDEAISLTQHAKRVGADGALLITPYYNKPTQEGLFRHFKAVAEAADIPIVLYNIPGRTGVNMLPATVARLTSVQNIVAIKEGSGSVQQASDIVQMCGDRITVLSGDDPLTLPMMAVGAKGVITVTANIAPVDMAYLVDAFAEGRVEEARRLHFKLSPLFAALFLETNPIPVKAALSMMGKIEEELRLPLCPIGQENRDKLARVMKDYGLI
- a CDS encoding YHS domain-containing protein, giving the protein MVQDPVCKVFVPRGTAVTAEIGGQTYFFCSRDCAQTFQKQLSG
- the dapB gene encoding 4-hydroxy-tetrahydrodipicolinate reductase translates to MIKVIVAGAAGRMGSRLVALIKDSAALTLTGAVESKGHVSIGEDAGENAGCGKTGVLIADDLSTLLDRGEVVIDFSTPQSSLAHLRTVAQHRRAMVIGTTGFSPQELDELKSLARQVPCVFSPNMSVGVNVIFKVIAEMAKTLGEEYDLEVIEAHHRLKKDAPSGTALKMAEVLARAVNRDLAQVGVYARKGLIGERKRGEIGIQTIRAGDIVGDHTVLFGGIGERIEVVHRVQSRDTFARGALRAARWVVKQPPGLYDMQDVLGLK
- a CDS encoding uracil-DNA glycosylase — protein: MLEKILPGLIRLSVFRPMLAASHGTGKNERPFQFMLHSRPMRALDLLNERIVQCSRCPRLVAYREAIAQAKRRQFRDWTYWGRPVPGFGDPDARLYVLGLAPAAHGGNRTGRVFTGDRSGDWLYEALYKFGFANQPTSTHRDDGLRLRDCYIGATVRCAPPGNKPLPEEFENCRPYVLEELRLLARVRVVIVLGRVAFDHYLKACRDLGRTIPPSIPPFGHGLSYLLPWGVTLIGSYHPSQQNTFTGKLTRRMFHSVFRQARRRLERQ
- a CDS encoding lytic transglycosylase domain-containing protein; this translates as MRLHLTALPVFATALMSGLLFMSVGAEQEPAAATVTLKSSKNMADAFPSAGHDRQQEAQSVADPDRDSPSEGASEELSDAEDRLVILPEIKREGERFFLSSFKLPEKLTFAGQPVPLDNWQVRERIEYEFYQFLEDQGESIILAKRMGRCFPPVEKQLAEAGLPDDLKYMLLVESKCIAAAYSRAKASGPWQFIGSTGKRYKLHSNKFLDQRRNLEMSTEAAIKYLRYLKDFQQGDWFLAMASYNAGEDRIRKLLKEQKVNDYWKLHGPRETMRYVPRIIAAKEIYSQPEKYLGLTKKDLYAPLETETVTVTIKEAQRHLTVIAEEFGTYFLELKMLNPEIRKDFLPKGTYQIKVPRQTCPNRCFKQDKTP
- a CDS encoding glycerate kinase; amino-acid sequence: MRVGVPQPRIRALLRRMCAAALSAVDPAEAVRRHVRRKGATLRVGRRTYDLRRDTRILAVGAGKASARMAWALERILGDRLDTGLVVVKYGLAVPTRKIEVVEAGHPVPDRAGERAASKLRALVGGLASNDLLIVLLSGGASSLLPAPVSGLSLADKQKTSQLLLKSGATIQEINTVRKHLSAIKGGQLAAETQARVVSLILSDVIGDDPASIGSGPTAPDPTTYAEACAILRRYGIWKSVPAPVRRHLVAGTEGRVAETPKPGASIFHRVQNLLIGNNRAAVEAAAAAAKTAGIAPVILTTTLTGEAREAAKVFGAIAREIVADDRPVRRPCCLIAGGELTVTVRGSGQGGRAQEFALAAALEIAGLPKVWVAGFATDGTDGPTEVAGAVADGETARRAARSGLDAARALRDNDAYPFFQKLRSHIVTGPTGTNVNDLYVLVSV
- the lysA gene encoding diaminopimelate decarboxylase, which codes for MHDFQYRQGELYCEDVPIGRIAKEVGTPCYVYSHATLVRHFRAYDGAFQNIPHIVAYAMKANSNLAILRLMAREGSGVDIVSGGELYRALQAGVPASKIVFAGVGKSREEIRDALKSDILMFNVESSAELHAIDEVAAEMGARARVALRINPDIDPKTHPYISTGLKKSKFGISADRALDEFKLASSLKHIEVVGVHKHIGSQLTDVTPFVDALRKVLGLVEALKAQGIGIRYVNIGGGLGITYADESPPRPQDLADAISPLVRDLKCVLIMEPGRVIVGNAGVLVTKVLYTKEGEAKRFVIVDAAMNDLIRPSLYGAYHDIRPVREAAAHGERKTVDVVGPVCESGDFLAKDRAMPETKPGELLAVMSAGAYGFVMSSNYNSRPRAPEVLVKGGEMHVIRARETCADLVRGETIPDFLR
- the fsa gene encoding fructose-6-phosphate aldolase, with protein sequence MHIYLDTASVKEIQEAASLGLLDGVTTNPSLVAKEGRSFKDVLLEICSIVDGPISAEVVSVEADAMVKEGRELAKIHKNIVVKCPLIPEGLRATKRLAAEGIRVNVTLCFSPTQALLAAKAGAWCVSPFIGRLDDVSSNGMELIRQIVTIFRNYAFPTKVLVASVRHPQHVVEAALAGGDICTMPFAVFQQLVKHPLTDVGLKKFLADWEARGRR